The proteins below come from a single Fusobacterium nucleatum genomic window:
- a CDS encoding DEAD/DEAH box helicase, whose amino-acid sequence MEQLEKLKEFRDLGLSEKVLKVLSKKGYESPTPIQRLTIPALLKNDKDIIGQAQTGTGKTAAFSLPIIENFENLEHIQAIVLTPTRELALQVAEEMNSLSTSKKMKVIPVYGGQSIDIQRKLIKTGVDVVVGTPGRVIDLIERKLLKLNSLKYFILDEADEMLNMGFVEDIEKILTFTNEDKRMLFFSATMPDEIMKVAKNHMKEYEVLAVKSRELTTDLTEQIYFEVNERDKFEALCRIIDLTKEFYGIVFCRTKTDVNEIVGRLNDRGYDAEGLHGDIGQNYREVTLKRFKTKKINILVATDVAARGIDINDLSHVINYAIPQEVESYVHRIGRTGRAGKEGTAITFITPQEYRRLLQIQKAVKKEIKKEKLPDVKDVIQAKKFRIIDDIGQILIDNDYDKFKKLAKDLLKMEDAENIVASLLKLSYSDVLDESNYNEISPVKMEDTGKTRLFIAMGRKDGMTPKKLVEFIVKKAQVKQNYIKNAEVYEGFSFVSVPFKEAEIIVEAFAKNRKGKKPLIEKAKSKK is encoded by the coding sequence ATGGAACAATTAGAAAAATTAAAAGAATTTAGAGATTTAGGGCTTAGTGAAAAGGTATTAAAGGTATTATCAAAAAAAGGATATGAATCTCCTACACCTATACAAAGATTAACAATACCTGCTCTTTTAAAAAATGATAAAGACATAATAGGACAAGCACAAACTGGGACAGGTAAGACTGCGGCTTTTTCTTTACCAATAATAGAGAACTTTGAAAATTTAGAACATATACAAGCAATTGTTTTAACTCCAACAAGAGAATTAGCTTTACAAGTGGCTGAGGAAATGAATAGTTTAAGTACAAGTAAAAAGATGAAAGTGATTCCTGTCTATGGTGGACAATCAATAGACATACAAAGAAAACTTATCAAAACTGGTGTAGATGTTGTTGTAGGTACACCTGGTAGAGTTATAGATTTAATTGAAAGAAAATTATTAAAATTAAATTCATTAAAATATTTTATTTTAGATGAAGCTGATGAAATGCTTAATATGGGTTTCGTTGAAGACATAGAAAAGATATTAACTTTTACAAATGAAGATAAAAGAATGTTATTTTTCTCTGCAACTATGCCTGATGAAATTATGAAGGTTGCTAAAAATCATATGAAGGAATATGAAGTTTTAGCTGTTAAAAGTAGAGAACTTACAACAGATTTAACAGAACAAATTTATTTTGAAGTAAACGAAAGAGATAAGTTTGAAGCACTATGTAGAATTATAGATTTAACAAAAGAATTTTATGGAATTGTTTTTTGCAGAACAAAGACTGATGTAAATGAAATTGTGGGAAGATTAAATGATAGAGGTTATGATGCTGAAGGTTTACATGGAGATATAGGACAAAATTATAGAGAAGTTACTTTAAAAAGATTTAAAACTAAGAAAATAAATATTCTTGTTGCAACAGATGTAGCTGCAAGAGGTATAGACATAAATGATTTAAGCCATGTTATAAACTATGCTATTCCACAAGAAGTTGAAAGTTATGTACATAGAATAGGTAGAACAGGGCGTGCTGGCAAAGAAGGAACTGCTATAACTTTTATTACTCCACAAGAGTATAGAAGACTTTTACAAATTCAAAAAGCTGTTAAAAAGGAAATTAAAAAAGAAAAATTACCTGATGTTAAAGATGTTATTCAAGCTAAAAAGTTTAGAATAATAGATGACATAGGACAAATTTTAATAGATAATGATTATGATAAATTTAAAAAACTAGCCAAAGACTTGCTTAAAATGGAAGATGCAGAAAATATTGTTGCCTCTCTTTTAAAATTATCATACAGTGATGTTTTAGATGAAAGCAATTACAATGAAATCTCTCCTGTCAAAATGGAAGATACTGGCAAAACAAGGTTATTTATTGCTATGGGAAGAAAAGATGGTATGACACCTAAGAAATTGGTTGAATTTATTGTTAAAAAAGCACAAGTAAAACAAAACTATATTAAAAATGCAGAAGTTTATGAAGGTTTCTCTTTTGTTTCTGTACCTTTTAAAGAAGCAGAAATAATAGTTGAGGCTTTTGCTAAAAATAGAAAAGGAAAGAAGCCATTAATAGAAAAAGCAAAGTCTAAAAAGTAA
- the fic gene encoding protein adenylyltransferase Fic has protein sequence MDKYSFKEMDSIILKRLVNEKKEEYLSKKRAKELFDKNIFSKFEVGTFKGLQAIHLYLFQDCFKAGLIRNHDIKKGDTLFCKAMYLKDNLKTVSNMKEDTFEDIVDKYVEMNIMHPFYEGNGRATRIWLDLLLIKKLGKCVDWQKVNKEDYLSAMKRSIINSLEIKTLLKENLTSNITNRDMFMSNINQSYRYENMSSYDIHNLDNKIELNEKKSKK, from the coding sequence ATGGATAAATACAGTTTTAAAGAAATGGATAGTATAATTTTAAAAAGATTGGTTAATGAAAAAAAAGAGGAATATTTAAGTAAGAAAAGAGCTAAAGAACTATTTGATAAAAATATATTTTCAAAATTTGAAGTAGGAACTTTTAAAGGTTTACAAGCTATACATCTATATCTTTTTCAAGATTGTTTTAAAGCTGGATTAATAAGAAACCATGATATAAAAAAAGGAGATACATTATTTTGTAAAGCAATGTATTTGAAAGATAATTTAAAAACAGTTTCTAATATGAAAGAAGATACATTTGAAGATATAGTTGATAAATATGTTGAAATGAATATAATGCATCCTTTTTATGAAGGAAATGGTAGAGCAACTAGAATATGGCTGGATTTATTACTAATTAAAAAACTTGGAAAATGTGTAGATTGGCAAAAGGTAAATAAAGAGGATTATCTATCTGCAATGAAAAGAAGTATCATAAATTCTTTGGAGATTAAAACTTTACTTAAAGAAAATTTGACATCTAATATTACCAATAGAGATATGTTTATGTCAAATATTAATCAATCTTATAGATATGAAAATATGTCAAGTTATGATATTCATAATTTAGATAATAAAATTGAGTTGAATGAAAAGAAGTCTAAAAAATAG
- the mltG gene encoding endolytic transglycosylase MltG — protein MKKLLAIISIIIVILAGTTIYQFVKKDKYNLVLEIDKDKPLKESLSVLPVSNNPFFKLYLKFRNDGKNIKAGIYELRGKFNMVELVSMLESGKSKVFKFTIIEGNTVKNVIGKLIANGKGTRENFEKAFKEIDFPYPTPDANFEGYLYPETYFIPESYDEKAIINIFLKEFLKKFPVEKYPDKDEFYQKLIMASILEREAAVENEKPIMASVFYNRMNKNMYLAADSTVNFVFNYEKKRIYYKDLKVDSPYNTYKNKGLPPAPICNPTVSSVEAAYHPADTEYLFFVTKGGGEHFFSKTYKEHLDFQKNK, from the coding sequence ATGAAAAAATTACTAGCTATTATCTCAATAATAATTGTAATTTTAGCAGGAACAACTATCTATCAGTTTGTAAAAAAAGATAAATATAATTTAGTTTTAGAAATAGATAAAGACAAACCTTTAAAAGAATCTTTATCAGTTCTACCTGTATCAAATAATCCATTTTTTAAATTGTATTTAAAATTTAGAAATGATGGAAAAAATATAAAAGCAGGTATTTATGAATTAAGAGGAAAATTCAATATGGTAGAACTTGTTTCTATGCTTGAAAGTGGTAAATCTAAGGTATTTAAGTTTACAATAATAGAGGGAAATACTGTAAAAAATGTTATAGGTAAATTGATTGCCAATGGAAAAGGAACTAGGGAAAATTTTGAGAAAGCATTTAAAGAAATAGATTTTCCTTATCCAACTCCTGACGCTAATTTTGAAGGTTATCTATACCCTGAAACTTATTTTATACCTGAGTCTTATGATGAAAAAGCTATAATTAATATATTTTTAAAAGAATTTTTAAAGAAATTTCCTGTGGAAAAATATCCAGATAAAGATGAATTTTATCAAAAACTTATAATGGCTTCTATACTTGAAAGAGAAGCAGCTGTTGAAAATGAAAAGCCTATTATGGCATCTGTTTTCTATAACAGAATGAATAAAAATATGTATCTTGCTGCTGACTCAACTGTTAATTTTGTTTTTAACTATGAAAAAAAAAGAATATACTATAAGGATTTAAAAGTTGATTCTCCTTATAATACATATAAAAATAAGGGACTTCCACCTGCACCTATTTGTAATCCAACTGTTAGTTCTGTTGAGGCAGCTTATCATCCAGCAGACACTGAATACTTATTCTTTGTAACAAAAGGTGGAGGAGAACACTTTTTTAGTAAAACATATAAGGAACATTTAGATTTTCAAAAAAATAAATAA
- the tilS gene encoding tRNA lysidine(34) synthetase TilS, which yields MELFREILKVNKKYNLIEINDIIVVGFSGGPDSVFLVEMLKRLQNFINFNIYLVHINHLLRGEDADSDEKFSFEYAKKNNLEIFIKRIPVKEIAKKVGKTLEEVGREERYNFFSEIYEKVGANKIATAHNKDDQIETFLFRLIRGTSLQGLEGIKIKNNNIIRPISEIYKKDILEYLNKNEIQYRIDKTNFENEFTRNSIRLDLIPFIEKRYNIKFKDKIFSLIEEIKENNQNNSLNLTDYTDSKNKIILEKIKFLSNLDKKNLFNLFLNKKNIEVNRNKIDEINSLIKSNGTKKIDLDKSYRVVKDYAHLYIEDKKEISIFNNTKIQLKIPSEQIFDNFKISVNIVENLDIPRKKNQYLLDALYNDIIEVRYRKDGDRIFLDENHSKKVKEVFIEQKIPKDMRDRLPIFLYNNKIFWIYNVKKAYIPKINKNENKLIKVLITVEEVK from the coding sequence ATGGAATTATTTAGAGAAATATTAAAAGTTAATAAAAAATATAATCTAATAGAAATTAATGATATTATTGTGGTTGGGTTCTCTGGTGGACCTGACTCAGTTTTTTTAGTGGAAATGTTAAAAAGATTACAAAATTTTATTAATTTTAATATCTATTTAGTTCATATCAATCATCTTTTAAGAGGTGAAGATGCTGATTCTGATGAAAAGTTTTCTTTTGAATATGCTAAAAAAAATAATTTAGAAATTTTTATTAAAAGAATTCCTGTTAAAGAAATAGCCAAAAAAGTTGGAAAAACTCTTGAAGAAGTAGGAAGAGAAGAAAGATACAATTTTTTTTCTGAAATATATGAAAAAGTGGGAGCAAATAAAATTGCAACAGCACATAACAAAGATGATCAGATAGAAACATTTTTATTTAGACTTATAAGAGGAACTTCCTTACAAGGTTTAGAGGGAATAAAAATAAAAAATAATAATATTATAAGACCTATCTCAGAAATATATAAAAAAGATATACTTGAATACTTGAATAAAAATGAAATTCAATATAGAATAGACAAGACAAACTTTGAAAATGAGTTTACTAGAAACAGTATAAGATTAGATTTAATTCCTTTTATTGAAAAAAGATATAATATTAAATTTAAAGATAAAATTTTCTCTTTGATTGAAGAAATTAAAGAAAACAATCAAAATAATTCTTTAAATTTAACTGATTATACTGATTCTAAAAATAAGATAATTTTAGAGAAAATAAAATTTTTATCTAACCTTGATAAAAAAAATTTATTTAATTTATTTTTAAATAAAAAAAATATAGAAGTTAATAGAAACAAAATTGATGAGATTAACAGTCTAATTAAAAGTAATGGGACTAAAAAAATTGATTTAGACAAATCTTATAGAGTAGTTAAAGATTATGCACATCTATATATTGAAGACAAGAAAGAAATTTCTATTTTTAATAATACTAAAATTCAATTAAAAATTCCAAGTGAACAAATTTTTGATAACTTTAAAATCAGTGTTAATATAGTAGAAAATTTAGATATCCCAAGGAAAAAAAATCAATATTTACTAGATGCCCTATATAATGATATAATAGAAGTCAGATATAGGAAAGATGGAGATAGAATTTTTTTAGATGAAAATCATTCTAAAAAGGTAAAAGAGGTTTTTATAGAGCAAAAAATTCCTAAGGACATGAGGGAT